In the Arachis hypogaea cultivar Tifrunner chromosome 20, arahy.Tifrunner.gnm2.J5K5, whole genome shotgun sequence genome, CGAAACACTCCCTCacgaaaatcaaaattaattaagaatcattatcatttattttttcattttattttattttttttttggaaaaagaaaacacTGTTGCTTAGAGGAAGAAAAACGCGTTTTGTGAAAAAGAACACCGTTGAATCTTGTTtctctcctccttcttctccttctcctctctctcatcccttttttttctttcttgcaaTTTTCCTTCAAAATCGGGATTAGGGTTTTCAGAAAAACCCTTTTCTCCCTTCTTTACTCACTCAAGggagaaacaaacaaaaataaaagaagatttttgttttgtgttttgaATTCCAGTTTTGCATCTTCTTCTGTgagatgttttcttcttcttcttcttttcgttCCAGTTCAGTGATCAAATGGAGCACCTTCACTTCTCAGTTCCACTTTATGTTCCTCCTTTTCCTCCTCCTATTTTCGTTTCacaaaaacgacgccgtttcaccCTCTTCCGACAAATCCCTACTTCTCAAGCTCAAAGACTCTATCTCCGACCCCTCCGGCATGCTCTCCACGTGGATCCCCACCGCCGGCAACGACTCCGACCACTGTTCATGGCGCGGCGTACTCTGCGACTTGGCCTTGCCGCCGCGCGTAGTAGCCATCAACCTCACCGGAAACGGCCGGAGCAGCCGAAGCTTCTGCTCCGATTTCGCTCAATTCCCTCTATACGGCTTCGGAATCAGGCGGAGCTGCAACGGCAGCGGCGGCTCCCTCTTCGGAAAGCTCCCGTCGGTTATCGGCGAGCTTTCCGAGCTCAGgatcctctctctccccttcaaCGGCATTGACGGCGAGATTCCCGGCGAAATTTGGGGGTTGCGGAACTTGGAGGTGCTTGATCTAGAAGGGAACTTGGTGACCGGTCACCTACCGTTGCGGTTCGAAGGTTTGAAGAAGCTGAGGGTTCTGAATTTAGGGTTCAACAGAATCATTGGAGAGATACCGAGCTCAATTGTATCACTCGAGAGCTTGGAGGTTCTGAATTTGGCTGCTAATGGTTTGAATGGTTCTGTTCCTGGTTTCTTAGGGAGGCTTAGAGGGGCGTATCTGTCATTTAACGAGCTCGTCGGCGTTATCCCGGAGGAGATAGGGGACAATTGTGGGAGCCTTGAGCATCTGGATTTGTCAGGGAACTTCTTGGTCCAGGGCATTCCGGTAAATTTAGGTAACTGTACCCGGTTGAAGACTCTGCTTCTGTATTCGAATCTTTTGGTAGATGCCATTCCCAGTGAAATCGGAAAGCTTAAGAGCCTTCAAGTGTTGGATGTTTCGAGAAACACGCTCAGTGGTCCGGTGCCACGCGAGCTAGGGAACTGCTCGGAGTTGTCTGTCCTTGTGCTCTCAAACCTCTTTGATCCCACCGGAGGTGCGGCGAGGGATTCCGGGGATGATTCTTCAGCAGGGCAGCCAATTTCTGTGAACGacgaattcaattattttgaaggTGCATTGCCTGCGGAGGTTGCACTGCTTCCAAAACTGAGATTGTTGTGGGCTCCCATGGTTAACCTGGAAAACGATTTTCCAAGAAATTGGGGCAGTTGTGACAGGTTGGAGGTGGTTAATTTGGCTCAGAATTACTTCACCGGGGAGTTCCCCAACCAACTTAGGTCCTGCAAGAAGCTGCATTTCCTTGATTTGAGCTCAAATAACTTCACTGGTGAGCTTTCTGCTGAACTTGGTGTTCCTTGTATGACTGTCTTTGATGTTAGTGGGAACATTTTGTCCGGTTCGATACCCGAGTTTGTTGGTGATATCTGTCCCCCTGTTCCTTCATATAATGGGAATCTCTTTGAATATGATGACTTGTCCCTgccatatgcattgttttttaTGTCGAATGTTAGGGATAGAACTTCCATTCTGCCATCATTAGGAGGATTTGGTCTATCTGTGTTCCATAATTTTGGGGTAAACAACTTAAGTGGCATTCGTTCTCTGCCAATAGCAACCGACCGGCTAGGGAAAGAAACTGTGTACACATTTATTGTTGGAGAAAACAAGATTTCCGGGCCGTTACCATCGAATCTGTTTGATAAATGTGACAGTGTAGATTCGCTGCTATTAAATGTCAGTTATAATAACTTGTCTGGTAAGATTCCTTCCAATGTTGGCGCAATATGCAAATCACTGAAATTTTTGGATGCATCCGGAAATCATATTTCGGGAGCAATTCCTGCCGGTTTTGGCGACGTGGTTTCTCTTGTTGCTCTTAACTTAAGTCGGAATCAATTACAAGGTCAAATTCCTTCCAGCCTTGGTCAATTGAAGGATCTAAGGTTTCTCTCTTTGGCACGCAATAATTTAAGTGGCTCGATTCCTTCAATCTTGGGGCAGTTGCACTACTTAGAAGTCTTGGACCTTTCTTCCAACTCGCTTACTGGTGAGATCCCTGAGGCTATTGTGAACATGAGAAACCTAACTGATGTGCTCCTCAACAACAACAAGCTTTCTGGCCACATACCTCCTGGTTTGGCTAGCCTCCGTACGCTCTCTGCATTTAATGTGTCTTTCAATAACTTATCTGGGTCCTTGCCATCACATAGCAGCTTAATTAAATGCAGCAGTGCTGTGGGGAATCCTCTTATACGTTCTTGTCGTGGATTTTCTCTCTCTGTGCAATCACCAGATCAACAAGGGCAAGCAACAGATAATTCTGAGAGTGCTGCACCAGAACAGGCTTCTAGCAGTAAGAGTGGGTTCAACTCCATTGAAATAGCATCCATAACTTCTGCATCAGCCATTGTTTCTGTTCTTATAGCGCTAGTGATTCTGTTCCTTTACACAAGGAAGTGGAAACCAATGTCCAGGGTTGCTGGGTCCACAAGAAAagaagtcattgtcttcactgatatCGGGGTTCCATTGACATATGAAGATGTTGTCCGTGCCACTGGGAATTTCAATACAAGCAACTGTATTGGGAATGGAGGGTTTGGGACAACCTACAAGGCAGAGATATCACCAGGGACTTTGGTGGCAGTCAAACGCCTGGCAATTGGACGCTTTCAAGGTGCTCAACAATTCCATGCAGAGATTAAGACCCTTGCAAGGCTTCATCACCCAAATCTTGTCACACTCATCGGTTATCATGCTTGTGAGACAGAGATGTTTCTCATATACAACTATTTGCCAGGTGGCAATCTGGAAAAATTTATCCAGGAGAGGTCAACAAGAGCTGTGGATTGGAGAATTCTTCACAAGATTGCATTAGACATAGCCCGTGCACTTGCCTACCTGCATGATCAGTGTGTACCTCGAGTTCTTCATCGAGATGTCAAGCCCAGCAACATCTTGTTGGATGATGATTTCAATGCGTATCTGTCCGACTTTGGATTGGCCAGGCTTCTGGGTACTTCAGAGACCCATGCTACCACTGGTGTAGCAGGAACATTTGGTTATGTGGCTCCTGAATATGCCATGACATGCCGTGTTTCTGATAAGGCTGATGTGTATAGTTATGGTGTTGTGCTTCTAGAGCTGCTCTCAGACAAGAAAGCATTGGATCCTTCATTCTCCTCTTATGGGAATGGCTTCAACATAGTAGCATGGGCATGCATGTTACTGAGGCAAGGAAGGGCTAAGGAGTTCTTCACTGCCGGGTTGTGGGATGCAGGACCAGGAGATGATTTGGTAGAAGTCCTACACTTGGCAGTTGTGTGTACGGTGGACTCGCTCTCTACCAGACCGACGATGAAACAAGTTGTGAGACGGCTTAAACAACTTCAGCCCCCATCATGCTAGCCCCACCGCATTTTGTGAGGTTGTTCTCGTCTGACATATAGTGATTTTAGAAATTTGCCACCTTGTTAATTTGTAATTTGGCATTtgatgcttttcttttttcttccttttttttttgtgttttttcttaggTTGAGTTCCAAATTGTATGTAACACCCCCCATTGTATATTTTATTATAGTTGTGCCCCCAATTTTCCATGCTCTTTCCTTGATTAGGTTTAGGGGGCTTGGGGAAGATTCTGCAGAAGAATGCAGATATTTGATATCCACGACATGCCATGCGATGCCATACATGCCTATGCCATATGATGTATTTCTCCAAATAAAATCATAGCATACAATCAATTTCCTCAACTTATTTCGCATCTTTGGCAGAACTAGAgtgaggagaaaaagaaaagaaaagaaaaagaaaaaaaacactaTTCTTTTTCCTATTGGGTGTAAATGTAAGGGAAGGCATGTGTCCCCCACATGATCCTAACAATGTCTTTGGTTCTGGTTGCATATGACAAGTTTACTGTAAGTTGTTTCTCAGGTGTATGTGTATTCTCCGGTAGAGATGCTATTATGTTTCTCATTGTTACAACAAGCAGCAATGTTGACCGGGTTTTTAGCAATTCTTGTTTCTGATGTGACTGATAAAAGTTCCTTTCACCTTTGGTAATGAGTTGGTGCCAACTGTGATTCTAGTATCCCCGGATTTTGCTCAAGGGTAGCAGAAATGGAAGATGATCGCATGAGCAATTATATATTCTAGCtttctttaaaaaaagaaaagtgtagtgtttgcccacttgtttgaacAGTGAGGAATAATATTAGAGAAAAAAAGTAGTTGTTAGAAGCTTGTAAATAGGCATAAATGAAATAGAATTGAGTAAGTTGCTTTAATTGGCATAGCTTGATTGACTGAATATCAAAATACTGTATTCCATTTTTCTGATCATGAGTACACACATTGTTGAGTTGAGAactatatttgatttgatttaatatgATGTACAATGGCATGTGAAAATGAAGTGTTCAGAATTTTCTTGTTGCAGTTGGGACCAAACCATACGAAATGCATTTACTAGaaaataattatgaaaactcCACGGAAATTAAATCTTAAGAGGTTTTCATAATATTCATATAATAATAGATTTTAGTGGCTGCAATAGCACCTTCGAAATTCGAATTGACTGGTAAGTAGATTTAGTCAGCAGGAACTTTTCAATGTTGTGTTCTGCCCAGAGACAAAATTTAGAGGAATCTAAGATAATGGTTAATGAACTATATATAAAATCTGATTTTAGGGTATATTTGATTACGTGAGTATAAATGAGTTTACTATTTAAAATCGTATATAAAGTTCATCTTCTAATACATGTAATTTCCCATGCGCAAATACCGAAGAATATATAGTATATTGCATAAGCACTAAGCAACATGTTAGCTAATCTTGCTTAATTATGAGTACAATTCACTAACCCTATTGTACAATGACGATGTGCAAGTTATAATTAAGAAAATTTATCTTGATGAGTTTCACACTTCTCtaaattctctcttgaaggatTTTTCGCCTTAGAGAAGGAGAATGTTGGAAAAACGTGCTTCTCCGTGTATGGTACGTAGTATACGATTACACATGTAATACAATAACatctttattaattatttagaaaattcaaattcaacataCAATACTGCAATAGAAACTGGACTTCTTACAAACCTTGAGggatttctttttgttattttctgcCTCACAACTACAGCTTTGGACCAGTAGTACCGTAAATGACAGATGAAGTTCACATGTGATATCATTGAGTgcgtatgctttttttttttttttttgttctgaaTTATTATTGTGTTAAATTTAGAATAAAGtggtaattagatctttaacaaTTTTGTATTCGGACTATTTAGTCTCTAAAGTAAAAAAGTAACAATTACATTTCTCAGGCAGACGATGAATTGGTTCTTCTTTCAGTTCCTACTTTCTTCCTAACATAAAACCTAACATCGTTTTTGACGTGTACTGTTAAAGTGAATGAAGTGTCTATTAAATACCAAAGTGAAATTACCccaaatgataagaaaaaattaGATCTTTAATGTGATTTGATTTTAATCTCTCCCAAACCCTAATTGTGCAGAATCTCCAATTAATCACCTTGAAAGTGTGCTGCAATTGCAAAAATGAGGGAAGGAGTATTCGAAAACGACGTTGTCCAATTACAAAAGTGGCAGAGACGGACATATCATTTCACGTAATGGGACAACTAAGCAACTCTGTTCTGTTTTGTTTCATGGGCTGACAGAAGGATGTAATAAGTCCGACGTTTGTTATTCTGAGAAATGTAAttgttacttttttttcctttacaGGCTAAATAGTCCGAATACAAAATATTCAAGGATCTAATTATCACTTTACTTTTGAATATATATGTTTGTACTTGCTTTTGAATTTATTATACATTTGTGAGATGGGGCTTT is a window encoding:
- the LOC112784124 gene encoding LRR receptor-like serine/threonine-protein kinase RPK2; this translates as MFSSSSSFRSSSVIKWSTFTSQFHFMFLLFLLLFSFHKNDAVSPSSDKSLLLKLKDSISDPSGMLSTWIPTAGNDSDHCSWRGVLCDLALPPRVVAINLTGNGRSSRSFCSDFAQFPLYGFGIRRSCNGSGGSLFGKLPSVIGELSELRILSLPFNGIDGEIPGEIWGLRNLEVLDLEGNLVTGHLPLRFEGLKKLRVLNLGFNRIIGEIPSSIVSLESLEVLNLAANGLNGSVPGFLGRLRGAYLSFNELVGVIPEEIGDNCGSLEHLDLSGNFLVQGIPVNLGNCTRLKTLLLYSNLLVDAIPSEIGKLKSLQVLDVSRNTLSGPVPRELGNCSELSVLVLSNLFDPTGGAARDSGDDSSAGQPISVNDEFNYFEGALPAEVALLPKLRLLWAPMVNLENDFPRNWGSCDRLEVVNLAQNYFTGEFPNQLRSCKKLHFLDLSSNNFTGELSAELGVPCMTVFDVSGNILSGSIPEFVGDICPPVPSYNGNLFEYDDLSLPYALFFMSNVRDRTSILPSLGGFGLSVFHNFGVNNLSGIRSLPIATDRLGKETVYTFIVGENKISGPLPSNLFDKCDSVDSLLLNVSYNNLSGKIPSNVGAICKSLKFLDASGNHISGAIPAGFGDVVSLVALNLSRNQLQGQIPSSLGQLKDLRFLSLARNNLSGSIPSILGQLHYLEVLDLSSNSLTGEIPEAIVNMRNLTDVLLNNNKLSGHIPPGLASLRTLSAFNVSFNNLSGSLPSHSSLIKCSSAVGNPLIRSCRGFSLSVQSPDQQGQATDNSESAAPEQASSSKSGFNSIEIASITSASAIVSVLIALVILFLYTRKWKPMSRVAGSTRKEVIVFTDIGVPLTYEDVVRATGNFNTSNCIGNGGFGTTYKAEISPGTLVAVKRLAIGRFQGAQQFHAEIKTLARLHHPNLVTLIGYHACETEMFLIYNYLPGGNLEKFIQERSTRAVDWRILHKIALDIARALAYLHDQCVPRVLHRDVKPSNILLDDDFNAYLSDFGLARLLGTSETHATTGVAGTFGYVAPEYAMTCRVSDKADVYSYGVVLLELLSDKKALDPSFSSYGNGFNIVAWACMLLRQGRAKEFFTAGLWDAGPGDDLVEVLHLAVVCTVDSLSTRPTMKQVVRRLKQLQPPSC